The Collimonas fungivorans Ter331 genome has a segment encoding these proteins:
- a CDS encoding phosphodiesterase produces the protein MILCQISDLHIKAGGKKSYRIVDTAESLRRCVAQVNQLRQRPDAVVLTGDLVDFGKPQEYAFLRQLLQPLAMPYYLLPGNHDERSALRAAFPDHAYLRQSAGRIEYVIDDYALRIVALDTVIPQASGGALAPASLAWLDQVLQAQPDKPTVIVMHHPPFKTGIGHMDQIGLAQPQALAEVVRRHPQVERILCGHLHRSIQVRFGGTIASTCPGVAHQVALDLSPQAASQFVMEPPAFQLHLWDAETGLISHTAYVGEFDGPYPFYDGGSLID, from the coding sequence ATGATTCTTTGCCAGATTTCCGATTTGCACATCAAGGCAGGCGGCAAAAAATCGTACCGCATCGTCGATACGGCTGAAAGCCTGAGGCGTTGCGTGGCGCAGGTCAATCAGCTCAGGCAGCGGCCCGATGCGGTAGTACTGACCGGCGACCTGGTCGATTTCGGCAAGCCGCAGGAATATGCATTCCTGCGCCAGCTGCTGCAGCCTCTGGCCATGCCTTACTACCTGCTGCCGGGTAACCACGATGAGCGCAGCGCTTTGCGTGCGGCGTTTCCCGATCATGCTTACCTGCGGCAAAGCGCAGGCAGGATCGAATATGTCATCGACGACTATGCTTTGCGCATTGTCGCTCTGGACACAGTCATTCCGCAGGCCAGCGGCGGGGCGCTGGCGCCGGCCAGCCTGGCCTGGCTGGACCAGGTATTGCAAGCCCAGCCAGATAAACCGACAGTCATTGTGATGCACCATCCACCGTTCAAGACTGGCATCGGCCATATGGATCAGATAGGTCTGGCGCAGCCGCAGGCATTGGCTGAGGTGGTGCGCCGCCACCCGCAGGTCGAGCGCATTCTTTGCGGCCATTTGCACCGAAGCATCCAGGTGCGCTTCGGCGGTACGATCGCCTCCACCTGTCCCGGTGTCGCGCACCAGGTGGCGCTGGATCTCAGCCCGCAAGCCGCCTCGCAGTTCGTCATGGAGCCGCCGGCTTTCCAGCTGCACCTGTGGGATGCGGAAACCGGCTTGATCAGCCATACCGCCTATGTCGGCGAATTCGACGGCCCCTATCCGTTCTACGATGGCGGCAGCCTGATCGATTAA
- a CDS encoding ABC transporter ATP-binding protein, with amino-acid sequence MKNAVSIQLIQCGKTFANGAQALQPIELAIQPGETVVLLGPSGCGKTTTLRLIAGLEFPDAGGQVLFGGEDVTALPIEKRGVGMVFQNYALFPNMTVGENIAYGLKIRKMPAAQRQAKIEMLLEMVHLQGLSHRRIDQLSGGQKQRVALARALAVEPKVLLLDEPLTALDAKLRETLRADLNQLLRKLGITAIYVTHDQGEAMALGDRVVVMERGRIAQIGSPQDIYYRPASHFVADFIGTMNRVTGRVHDGYLRFAGGMLPFAATSPAPAATLMFRPEDVEVVADGVAGANMQGAVLSTFFLGDRTRLVIDIGAEQPVIVETGRRASWRAGEPIALRVAEHALLHFNHGAAA; translated from the coding sequence ATGAAAAATGCTGTTTCCATCCAACTAATCCAGTGCGGTAAAACCTTCGCCAACGGCGCACAGGCGCTGCAGCCGATAGAGCTGGCAATCCAGCCTGGGGAAACCGTCGTCCTGCTAGGGCCGTCCGGCTGCGGCAAGACCACCACCTTGCGCCTGATTGCCGGACTCGAGTTTCCGGACGCAGGCGGCCAGGTCCTGTTCGGCGGTGAAGACGTCACCGCTTTGCCGATAGAAAAACGCGGCGTCGGCATGGTGTTTCAGAATTACGCCTTGTTTCCCAACATGACGGTCGGCGAAAACATTGCCTATGGCTTGAAGATCCGCAAAATGCCGGCAGCCCAGCGCCAGGCAAAAATCGAAATGCTGCTGGAGATGGTGCACCTGCAAGGATTGAGCCACAGGCGCATCGACCAGTTGTCGGGCGGTCAAAAACAACGGGTCGCGCTGGCCCGTGCGTTGGCGGTCGAACCCAAGGTGCTGCTGCTGGATGAGCCATTGACCGCGCTGGACGCCAAACTGCGCGAAACCTTGCGCGCCGATCTCAACCAGCTGTTGCGCAAGCTCGGCATCACGGCAATCTATGTGACGCACGATCAAGGCGAGGCCATGGCGCTGGGCGACCGGGTAGTCGTGATGGAGCGCGGCAGGATTGCGCAGATCGGCAGTCCGCAGGATATCTACTATCGCCCTGCCAGCCATTTTGTAGCCGATTTCATCGGCACCATGAACCGGGTGACGGGCAGGGTGCACGATGGCTACCTGCGATTTGCCGGCGGCATGCTGCCGTTCGCCGCAACGTCGCCGGCGCCGGCGGCAACGCTGATGTTCCGGCCGGAAGATGTGGAAGTCGTCGCCGATGGCGTGGCCGGCGCGAATATGCAGGGCGCTGTGTTGTCCACATTCTTCCTGGGCGACCGGACGCGCCTGGTGATCGATATTGGTGCTGAACAGCCGGTCATCGTGGAAACCGGCAGGCGCGCTTCCTGGCGGGCAGGCGAACCTATCGCATTGCGCGTAGCGGAACATGCGCTGCTGCACTTTAACCATGGAGCAGCCGCATGA
- a CDS encoding ABC transporter permease, which translates to MKHSFRFYLQLAFTLLVCAFLIVPIVLSMLAGVTENFFVGWSSGFTLRWVMQVWDTYQQTIWRSIAIALACLAVTTAAGVPLAYMLARHRGGNSRLARVIEELLMMPVAVPGLATALALIMAYGQYREFRGSLLFILIGHVLFTLPFMVRPVLAVMQSSQLSVLEEAAASLGAGLGQRFFGIVIPNVFSGILAGALMVVTLSIGEFNITWMLHTPLTMTLPVGLADSYASMRLEVGSAYTLIFFLMIIPLLIAMQWVTHATRSRVRL; encoded by the coding sequence ATGAAGCATTCTTTCCGCTTTTACCTGCAGCTGGCATTCACTTTGCTGGTGTGCGCATTCCTGATCGTGCCTATCGTATTGTCGATGCTGGCCGGCGTCACCGAGAATTTCTTCGTCGGCTGGTCCAGCGGTTTCACTCTACGCTGGGTGATGCAGGTCTGGGACACCTATCAGCAGACCATCTGGCGTTCGATTGCCATCGCATTGGCCTGCCTGGCAGTCACTACCGCCGCCGGCGTGCCGCTGGCTTACATGCTGGCGCGGCACCGGGGCGGCAACAGCCGGCTGGCGCGCGTGATCGAAGAACTGCTGATGATGCCGGTAGCTGTGCCGGGGCTGGCGACGGCACTGGCCCTGATCATGGCGTACGGCCAGTACCGGGAGTTTCGCGGCAGCCTGCTGTTTATCCTGATCGGCCATGTGCTGTTTACGCTGCCGTTCATGGTGCGTCCGGTGCTGGCGGTAATGCAGTCGTCGCAATTGTCGGTGCTGGAGGAAGCCGCGGCCAGCCTTGGCGCGGGACTGGGGCAGCGGTTCTTCGGGATCGTGATTCCCAACGTGTTTTCAGGCATCCTTGCCGGCGCCCTGATGGTGGTGACCTTGTCGATAGGCGAATTCAACATCACCTGGATGCTGCATACACCCCTGACCATGACCCTGCCGGTCGGGCTGGCCGACAGTTATGCCTCGATGCGGCTCGAAGTCGGCTCCGCATATACGCTGATCTTCTTCCTGATGATCATTCCACTGCTGATCGCCATGCAATGGGTGACGCATGCCACACGCTCAAGAGTCCGTTTATGA
- a CDS encoding ABC transporter permease — protein MKRSSQKRRTPAGRHVYLLFAAPGVTLFLAFWLLPMLRLVEVGASGPSGAAAYLAVLTNRHYFTSLMLTLLLSAAVTLATLMISSLVGLFLQRNRFAGKAVLLAMLTFPLAFPGVVVGFMVIMLAGRQGLIGAVTNWLFGDAWVFAYSLGGLFLGYLYFSIPRVILTVMAAAEKLDPALEEAARSLGANPLRVFADIVLPALAPALVSSGAICFATSVGAFGTAFTLATNIDVLPMAIYNEFTSYANFSMAAALSIVLGATTWLVLALARSWSGNAAGAAA, from the coding sequence GTGAAGCGGAGTAGCCAGAAGCGGCGCACGCCAGCCGGGCGCCATGTTTACCTGCTGTTTGCGGCGCCAGGCGTGACCTTGTTCCTGGCCTTCTGGCTGCTGCCGATGCTGCGCCTGGTGGAAGTCGGCGCCAGCGGGCCGAGCGGCGCCGCAGCGTATCTTGCCGTGCTGACCAACCGCCACTATTTCACCAGCCTGATGTTGACCTTGCTGTTGTCGGCCGCAGTCACATTGGCGACATTGATGATTTCTTCCCTGGTCGGGCTGTTTTTGCAGCGTAACCGTTTTGCCGGCAAAGCGGTGCTGCTGGCCATGCTGACTTTCCCGCTGGCGTTTCCCGGGGTGGTGGTCGGTTTCATGGTGATCATGCTGGCCGGCCGCCAGGGCTTGATTGGCGCCGTGACAAACTGGCTGTTCGGCGACGCCTGGGTATTCGCCTATTCGCTGGGCGGCCTGTTCCTGGGCTATCTCTATTTTTCGATTCCGCGCGTGATCTTGACGGTGATGGCGGCGGCGGAAAAACTCGATCCGGCGCTGGAAGAAGCGGCGCGCTCGCTAGGCGCCAATCCGCTGCGAGTGTTTGCCGATATCGTGCTGCCGGCTTTGGCGCCGGCGCTGGTGTCCTCCGGCGCGATCTGTTTTGCCACCAGCGTCGGCGCTTTTGGCACCGCCTTCACGCTGGCGACCAATATTGATGTATTGCCTATGGCGATCTATAACGAATTTACCAGCTATGCCAATTTTTCGATGGCCGCCGCGCTGTCGATCGTATTGGGAGCGACCACCTGGCTGGTGCTGGCGCTGGCGCGTTCATGGTCAGGCAATGCGGCGGGAGCAGCGGCATGA
- a CDS encoding ABC transporter substrate-binding protein, whose translation MRLARVFHAMAAAVALAASAHAFAQNAICYNCPPEWADWATQIKTIKDKTGITVPPDNKNSGQSLSQIIAEKASPVADFTYVGVTFGIEAKKNEVVAPYKPAGWNDIPADLKDPDGYWFTIHSGTMGLMVNVDALKGKPVPRSWQDLLKPEYKGLIGYLDPASAFVGYVGAVAVNQALGGTLDNFTPGMNYFKALQKNQPIVPKQTSYARLLSGEIPILFGYDFDAYRAKYKDKANVAFVIPSEGTVTVPYVVSLVKNGPNPANAKKVLDFLLSNEGQAIWANAYLRPVRASAISKEAQSRFLPAAEYARAKPVDYGKMAEVQRKFSERYQAELR comes from the coding sequence ATGCGCTTAGCACGTGTTTTCCATGCGATGGCCGCCGCCGTCGCCCTCGCTGCATCGGCCCATGCCTTTGCGCAAAACGCAATCTGCTACAACTGTCCGCCCGAATGGGCTGACTGGGCAACGCAGATCAAGACCATCAAGGACAAGACCGGCATCACGGTGCCGCCCGATAACAAGAACAGCGGCCAGTCGCTGTCGCAGATCATCGCTGAAAAAGCCAGCCCGGTGGCCGACTTCACCTATGTCGGCGTGACCTTCGGCATTGAAGCCAAGAAAAATGAGGTCGTGGCTCCTTACAAGCCGGCCGGCTGGAATGACATTCCGGCCGACCTGAAAGATCCCGACGGTTATTGGTTCACTATCCATTCCGGCACCATGGGTCTGATGGTGAATGTCGATGCGCTCAAGGGGAAACCGGTGCCGCGTTCCTGGCAGGACTTGCTGAAGCCGGAATACAAGGGGCTGATCGGCTATCTCGACCCGGCCAGCGCTTTTGTCGGCTATGTCGGTGCAGTGGCGGTCAACCAGGCATTGGGCGGCACCCTGGACAATTTCACGCCAGGCATGAATTATTTCAAGGCGCTGCAAAAAAACCAGCCCATCGTGCCTAAGCAGACTTCTTATGCACGCCTGTTGTCTGGCGAGATCCCGATTCTGTTCGGTTATGACTTCGATGCCTATCGCGCCAAATACAAAGACAAAGCCAACGTCGCGTTTGTGATCCCTAGCGAAGGAACGGTGACGGTGCCGTATGTGGTCAGCCTGGTGAAGAACGGCCCGAATCCTGCCAATGCCAAGAAGGTACTCGATTTCCTGCTATCCAACGAAGGCCAGGCGATCTGGGCTAATGCCTACCTGCGGCCGGTGCGTGCTTCCGCCATTTCCAAGGAAGCCCAGTCACGCTTCCTGCCGGCTGCGGAATATGCCCGCGCCAAGCCGGTCGATTACGGCAAGATGGCCGAGGTCCAGCGCAAATTCAGCGAACGTTATCAGGCTGAACTGCGGTGA
- a CDS encoding LacI family DNA-binding transcriptional regulator gives MRPSIKQVALEAGVSIATVSRLLNKPDSVSIDSASRINQAIEVLGFRPNFTGRNLRAGRSRTVGVVVPTLSNTVFAQCLQGVETAARQRDYSVMFTATEYRQQDESAAVELLLAHRVDGIILTVTNADASSTLDVLDRERIPYVLVYNQPQQTARPSVSVDNRAAAHEAVSHLINLGHIRIQMLSGQFHASDRALQRYHGYRQAMHEHGLQVLTPIEIPRHTYAALSSEHLQIFRDPLRRPSALFCSNDLLALSVMRDLRAIGLRVPDDVSVMGFDGIPLGELMDPMLSSVAQPSEQIGKLALRTLVRAIEEPQDGQGPASTQLLPHTVRLGGSVRTFHS, from the coding sequence GTGCGTCCATCCATCAAACAGGTAGCCCTGGAAGCCGGCGTATCGATCGCTACGGTATCGCGTCTGCTGAACAAGCCGGATTCGGTCAGCATCGATTCCGCCAGCAGGATTAACCAGGCAATCGAAGTCCTCGGTTTCCGCCCGAATTTCACCGGACGCAACTTACGCGCCGGACGCTCGCGCACGGTCGGCGTGGTGGTGCCGACCTTGTCCAACACGGTATTTGCACAATGCCTGCAAGGAGTGGAAACGGCGGCGCGCCAGCGCGACTATTCGGTCATGTTCACCGCAACCGAATATCGCCAGCAGGATGAGTCCGCTGCCGTCGAATTGTTGCTGGCGCATCGCGTCGACGGCATCATCCTCACCGTCACCAACGCCGACGCGAGCAGCACGCTGGATGTGCTAGACCGCGAACGCATCCCGTATGTACTGGTGTACAACCAGCCGCAACAGACGGCACGGCCATCCGTGTCAGTCGATAACCGGGCCGCGGCACATGAGGCAGTAAGCCACCTGATCAATCTCGGCCATATCCGGATCCAGATGCTGTCCGGACAATTCCACGCTTCCGACCGGGCCCTGCAACGCTATCACGGCTACCGGCAGGCAATGCACGAGCATGGATTGCAAGTGCTGACGCCAATTGAAATTCCTCGCCATACCTATGCCGCACTCTCCTCCGAGCACCTGCAAATCTTCCGGGATCCCTTGCGGCGGCCAAGCGCGCTGTTCTGTTCCAACGATTTGCTGGCGCTGAGCGTGATGCGCGATCTGCGCGCAATTGGCTTGCGCGTGCCTGACGATGTATCGGTGATGGGTTTCGACGGCATCCCGCTAGGTGAGCTGATGGATCCGATGCTGAGCAGCGTCGCCCAGCCATCCGAGCAGATCGGCAAGCTGGCGCTGCGCACGCTGGTGCGTGCAATCGAGGAGCCGCAAGACGGCCAGGGGCCGGCATCCACGCAATTATTGCCTCACACCGTCCGTCTGGGCGGTTCGGTCAGAACTTTTCACAGTTAA
- a CDS encoding GNAT family N-acetyltransferase: MSAANPPPISLVQAIETDFEELLALRIDAMRESLERIGRFDPVRARERLRSSFSAMHTRHVAVDGQRLGFVVVKPAHGQLLLDHLYIRPGNQGKGIGAAVLAQVFKEADALSLPVRVGALRGSDANRFYQRHGFEFLAEEEWDIYYLRPSR, encoded by the coding sequence ATGTCTGCCGCAAATCCCCCGCCTATCAGCCTGGTTCAGGCAATTGAAACGGATTTTGAAGAACTGCTGGCGTTGCGCATAGACGCCATGCGCGAAAGCCTGGAACGCATCGGCCGCTTCGACCCGGTTCGCGCAAGGGAACGATTGCGCTCCAGTTTTTCGGCAATGCACACACGGCATGTAGCGGTCGACGGCCAGCGGCTGGGTTTTGTGGTGGTCAAACCTGCTCACGGTCAATTACTGCTCGATCATCTCTATATCCGCCCCGGCAACCAGGGGAAAGGAATCGGCGCCGCTGTCCTTGCGCAAGTCTTTAAAGAAGCCGACGCGCTGTCACTGCCGGTGCGTGTCGGCGCCCTGAGAGGAAGCGATGCCAACCGTTTTTATCAGCGCCATGGCTTTGAATTCCTTGCGGAAGAGGAATGGGATATCTATTATCTTCGTCCATCACGATAG
- a CDS encoding MgtC/SapB family protein, whose translation MDWKIFTLRVLLALTLGSLIGAERQMRQRMAGLRTNALVSIGASLFVMVSAFESDPQGATRIASYVVSGIGFLGAGVIMREGINVRGLNTAATLWCSAAVGVLCGLGHALEAAIGAAAILGANVLLRGVSNMINQRDLHSATEIEQVYRLSVVCRPEDEVQVRTLMLHMLNGMPHLVVQSLHSEDLASGTQLEVRADLITSPSNHLQLEQIVSRVSLEKGVSAARWAVLNSVDA comes from the coding sequence ATGGATTGGAAAATATTTACCCTGCGGGTATTGCTGGCCCTGACCTTAGGTTCGCTGATAGGGGCGGAGCGCCAGATGCGCCAGCGCATGGCCGGTTTGCGGACCAATGCGCTGGTATCGATAGGCGCGTCGTTGTTTGTCATGGTGTCGGCATTTGAATCGGATCCGCAAGGCGCAACCCGAATTGCTTCATATGTAGTGTCCGGCATCGGTTTCCTTGGCGCCGGCGTCATCATGCGTGAAGGGATCAATGTGCGCGGGCTGAATACCGCGGCGACATTGTGGTGTTCGGCAGCGGTCGGCGTGTTGTGTGGGCTCGGCCACGCGCTGGAAGCGGCCATTGGCGCCGCGGCGATCCTGGGGGCCAATGTCCTGTTGCGGGGCGTCTCTAATATGATCAACCAGCGAGACCTGCATAGCGCGACCGAAATCGAGCAGGTGTATCGCCTCTCTGTAGTATGCCGGCCGGAAGACGAGGTGCAGGTACGCACCTTGATGCTGCATATGCTCAATGGCATGCCGCACCTGGTGGTGCAGTCGCTGCACAGCGAAGACCTGGCTTCCGGCACCCAGCTGGAAGTACGGGCGGATCTGATCACTTCACCCAGCAATCACCTGCAGCTGGAACAGATAGTGAGCCGGGTCAGCCTGGAAAAGGGCGTCAGCGCCGCCCGCTGGGCAGTGCTGAACTCCGTTGATGCATAG
- the tcdA gene encoding tRNA cyclic N6-threonylcarbamoyladenosine(37) synthase TcdA, translating into MSSSVVPSAPGAFAPIAVDLDEIDFDRRFGGIARLYGAAALARFLQAHVCVIGVGGVGSWAIEALARSAIGNLTMIDLDNLAESNINRQIHALTDTLGQAKVSALAARIAQINPYCHVTEVEDFITADNLAEMIGTQRYDYVIDAIDNVRAKAALIAYCRDQGIRLITIGSAGGQVDATCIEVRDLAKTEQEPLLAKVRKRLRSEYRFPRGDKVRFGIDAVFSTEPLSAPLSAEVCAVDADAAPGVTGLNCAGYGSAVVVTATFGLVAAGHVLRKLAADAAAAA; encoded by the coding sequence ATGTCCTCATCCGTTGTACCAAGCGCTCCCGGCGCCTTTGCTCCCATTGCCGTCGACCTCGACGAAATCGATTTCGACCGCCGCTTCGGCGGCATCGCGCGCCTGTACGGCGCCGCCGCGCTGGCGCGCTTCCTGCAGGCGCATGTCTGCGTGATAGGCGTCGGCGGCGTCGGTTCCTGGGCGATCGAGGCGCTGGCGCGCAGCGCGATCGGCAACCTGACCATGATCGACCTGGATAACCTGGCCGAATCCAACATCAACCGCCAGATCCATGCGCTGACCGATACGCTCGGCCAGGCCAAGGTGAGCGCGCTGGCGGCGCGCATCGCCCAGATCAACCCCTATTGCCATGTCACCGAGGTGGAGGATTTCATTACAGCAGACAATTTGGCTGAAATGATAGGGACGCAGCGCTACGACTACGTGATCGACGCCATCGACAATGTGCGCGCCAAGGCGGCCTTGATCGCCTATTGCCGCGACCAAGGGATTCGCCTGATCACGATCGGCAGCGCCGGCGGCCAGGTTGATGCGACCTGCATCGAAGTGCGCGATCTGGCCAAGACCGAGCAGGAACCGTTGCTGGCCAAGGTGCGCAAGCGTTTGCGCTCCGAATACCGTTTCCCGCGCGGCGACAAGGTGCGTTTCGGCATCGATGCGGTGTTTTCCACCGAGCCCTTGAGTGCGCCGCTCAGCGCAGAGGTGTGCGCTGTCGATGCGGACGCTGCGCCCGGCGTTACCGGCCTCAATTGCGCCGGTTATGGCTCGGCAGTGGTGGTCACCGCCACTTTCGGCCTGGTTGCGGCCGGCCATGTCCTGCGCAAGCTGGCGGCGGATGCAGCCGCCGCTGCTTGA
- a CDS encoding hemerythrin domain-containing protein, translating to MPNALISTAPDFSQPIAVLKHCHDKIRQQLSTLQNLLDHVPQHGSDAQAQQAAHNVMRYFNQSAPHHHADEEHDLLPMLRATATGEDADLLQKLTPEILAEHQQMDRLWLSLNLQLTQIADGAPVQAAPLLSPQDVQQFSAIYSAHMEKEETWIAPMAKRIFNDQQMQQLGAAMQQRRGIPA from the coding sequence ATGCCAAACGCACTGATCAGCACGGCGCCGGATTTCAGCCAGCCGATAGCTGTCCTCAAGCACTGCCACGACAAGATCCGCCAGCAGCTCAGCACGCTGCAGAACCTGCTCGACCATGTGCCGCAGCACGGCAGCGACGCCCAGGCGCAACAAGCGGCCCATAACGTCATGCGTTATTTCAACCAGAGCGCGCCACATCATCACGCAGATGAAGAGCACGACCTGCTGCCGATGCTGCGCGCCACCGCGACAGGGGAAGATGCCGACCTGCTGCAAAAACTGACGCCGGAAATCCTCGCGGAACATCAGCAGATGGACCGCCTTTGGCTTTCCCTCAACCTGCAATTGACGCAGATCGCCGACGGCGCGCCTGTGCAGGCTGCACCGCTATTGTCGCCGCAAGACGTGCAGCAATTTTCCGCCATCTATTCCGCCCACATGGAAAAAGAAGAAACCTGGATCGCACCCATGGCAAAACGCATTTTCAATGACCAGCAGATGCAGCAGCTGGGAGCAGCAATGCAGCAACGCCGAGGTATTCCAGCATGA
- the pdxH gene encoding pyridoxamine 5'-phosphate oxidase, protein MSQSKDQSIADLRIDYSQASLSEADSAADPITQFGTWFDEAIQAEVPEANAMSLATVGRNGRPSSRIVLIKQFDERGFTWFTNFDSRKGHELLEHPYGALLFHWVALERQVRIEGKVERVSESESDAYFHSRPLRSRLGAIASAQSQPIGSRDLLEAEYAKAEKEFGDHPPRPNHWGGYRLLPDTVEFWQGRRSRLHDRILYTLDADGNWRRQRLQP, encoded by the coding sequence ATGAGTCAAAGCAAGGACCAATCTATCGCAGACCTGAGGATCGACTACAGCCAGGCCAGCCTGTCGGAAGCAGACAGCGCCGCCGATCCGATTACGCAATTCGGAACCTGGTTCGATGAAGCGATCCAGGCGGAAGTGCCGGAAGCGAATGCGATGAGCCTGGCGACTGTCGGCCGCAACGGCCGCCCCTCGTCGCGCATCGTGCTGATCAAGCAATTCGATGAACGCGGTTTCACCTGGTTCACCAATTTCGACAGCCGCAAGGGCCATGAGCTGCTGGAGCATCCCTACGGCGCGCTGCTGTTTCACTGGGTTGCGCTGGAACGCCAGGTGCGCATCGAAGGCAAGGTCGAACGCGTCTCGGAAAGCGAAAGCGACGCTTACTTCCACAGCCGGCCGCTGCGCAGCCGCCTCGGCGCGATCGCATCGGCACAAAGCCAGCCGATCGGCAGCCGCGACCTGCTCGAAGCAGAATATGCGAAGGCCGAAAAAGAGTTCGGCGATCACCCGCCGCGGCCGAATCATTGGGGCGGCTACAGACTTTTGCCGGATACGGTAGAATTTTGGCAAGGACGGCGGTCGCGTTTGCATGACCGGATTCTGTATACCCTGGACGCGGATGGCAACTGGCGGCGGCAACGCCTTCAACCCTAG
- a CDS encoding SAM-dependent methyltransferase, whose amino-acid sequence MFWEKKLENWVNEVRHRAALPLRLELWNGQKFDFGSYATPDVTVRVPHASALTYLLTPSLANLGEAYVEGKIEVEGKIREIIAVGNALAANTLKADGKFSRITRTFRHNKEKDAEAIRYHYDVSNDFYKLWLDQNMVYSCAYFENGDEDLDTAQLKKIDHILTKIQVQPGQTLLDIGCGWGALVLRAAQKFGAKCVGITLSENQYALAKERVKQAGLEDRVEIRLQDYRDITGSFDRITSVGMFEHVGLNNLPMYFSRIRSLLTDDGIAMNHGITTTDIDNGESPYGGGEFIDKYVFPHGELPHIGMVLKTMQEGGLEVFDVENLRRHYAKTCGIWADNLEARADEVRKTVDDRRFRIWRVYLAGSSYGFERDWVSLYQVVCRKAGRSASTLPWSRDYIYQAAQ is encoded by the coding sequence GTGTTCTGGGAAAAGAAGCTTGAGAACTGGGTAAATGAAGTCCGCCACCGCGCCGCATTACCGTTGCGGCTGGAATTATGGAACGGCCAGAAGTTTGACTTTGGCAGCTATGCGACGCCTGACGTTACGGTACGCGTACCGCATGCCTCCGCCCTCACCTACCTGCTGACGCCATCCCTCGCCAATCTCGGCGAGGCGTATGTCGAAGGCAAGATCGAAGTCGAAGGAAAAATCAGGGAAATCATCGCCGTCGGCAATGCATTGGCGGCCAATACGCTGAAAGCGGACGGGAAATTCTCCCGCATCACCCGCACCTTCCGCCACAACAAGGAAAAGGACGCGGAAGCGATCCGCTACCACTACGACGTCTCCAACGATTTCTACAAGCTGTGGCTGGACCAGAACATGGTCTATTCCTGCGCCTATTTCGAGAACGGCGATGAAGACCTGGATACGGCGCAGCTGAAAAAAATCGATCACATCCTGACCAAGATCCAGGTCCAGCCGGGCCAGACCCTGCTCGACATCGGCTGCGGCTGGGGCGCCCTGGTATTGCGGGCGGCGCAGAAATTCGGCGCCAAATGCGTCGGCATCACGCTCTCGGAAAACCAGTATGCATTGGCCAAGGAAAGGGTAAAGCAGGCCGGCCTGGAAGACCGGGTAGAAATCCGCCTGCAAGACTACCGCGACATCACCGGCAGCTTCGACCGCATCACCAGCGTCGGCATGTTCGAGCATGTCGGCCTGAATAACCTGCCCATGTATTTCTCGCGCATCCGCAGCTTGCTGACGGACGACGGCATCGCCATGAACCACGGCATCACCACCACCGACATCGACAATGGCGAATCGCCCTACGGCGGCGGCGAATTCATCGACAAGTACGTATTCCCGCACGGCGAGCTGCCGCATATCGGCATGGTGCTGAAGACCATGCAGGAAGGCGGCCTGGAAGTATTCGATGTGGAAAACCTGCGGCGCCACTATGCCAAGACCTGCGGCATCTGGGCGGACAACCTGGAAGCACGCGCCGATGAAGTCAGGAAAACCGTGGATGACCGGCGCTTCCGCATCTGGCGCGTGTACCTGGCCGGCAGTTCCTACGGCTTCGAACGCGACTGGGTGTCGCTGTACCAGGTGGTGTGCCGCAAGGCCGGCCGCAGCGCGAGCACGCTGCCTTGGTCGCGCGACTATATTTACCAGGCCGCGCAATAA